In Pseudomonadota bacterium, the genomic stretch TCTTCCATGGGGTCGTATAGCATGTGGAGAGGCGCCCATGTACCTGGATCGAGAATATATTCAAGTCTCTGATGAACCGTCCATTCACCTCTTTTATTCAAAGTTTCCTTTGGCAGACCTGCATTCTTCTTCTCTTCAATAAGCGCTGCTATTTCCTGTTCAACTTTTTTAATCTGTTCTGCGTTTGCTGCATTAACCTTAACTGGTTTACCCCAGTCCTGCATCTTTTCAAAATACGGTCTCATATATTACCTCCAGTGGGTTTTTGAGGATTTGTTATTATTTTCACAATTATATTTTTAATACCATTATTTGTCAATATAAAATACAGATAAAATTGCCAAATTGATTAAGAAAACGATAAATATCAAATTATCATATAAGGAGATAATTGTCATGTGATATTTTTCATTTCCTCCTTATAAATAGTATAGCAAACAGTAGAGCTTCCAGTGCTGTTTACAGGGGACCTCACAGCCTGTTCAATCAATAGGTGCCTTGAAGCTCTGCTGCGGGGAGATTCATTAGCTAATACCATAAACTAAACAAGTGGTTAAGAATATGTTTTTGTAAGCAGAAGCTTTATAGCGACATGTCTGATGTGATTGCCCCTCGGGTCTCATCCGACGAGAAAAGTAAATCTGTTCAAAATTCCTTGTCGATACTTCAGGGCTTACCTCGGGGTGATTCATTTCAATGATTGATAAAAGTTTGATTGCCCCGCAAAATGCTTCGGGGCAATCAAAGGCAGTCCGATTTTGTTAATCTACTACGGGTGTTATGAACTTAAGGATATATACGAACTTCTGGATTATGCTTGCATTTTTGGCAATGGCATTATTGTCACCTGCCAGAATTCTCAACTTTTCAGCGCTTTCTTCAATCTTCTTTATTTCGTTTCTGATCTCGTCCATTAGTGTCCCCCTCTCATATCTTTGTATCGTTTTGCTTTGAGGTCATAGCGCGGCAAGGCACCTGGAGGCTCAACCTTCACCTTGCATGATAGATTTGTTTTAATTTTATGTGCTTCTCCTGCCCTCTTGGCCACATCTTCGGCTGCTTCCTTGCTGAGGGACGGATCTACTTCTATTCTTAGAAGAACATTGTCCATGATGTCTTCACGGGTAACAACAAGTTCGTATTCAATAATTTCCGGAAAATCAGCCCTGATAAACTGCTCGACTGTTTTAGGTGAGAAAAGTACGCCGCGGATCTTGCTTATATCGTCAACTCTGCCAACAATCTCCATTAATTTTTTGGATGTTCTGCCGCATCCACATGTATCTGGTCCCTTGATTGCCACATCGTTTGTATTAAAACGAATTACCGGGAAGGACCTTCTGCCGAGAGGAGTAATGACTATTACGCCCTGTTCTCCCACTTCCACCTCTTTTGAGAGGGTCTCACGATCAAGCATTTCAAGAAGGAAAAAAGGTTCTATTATATGAAGTCCCTTTTGTTCCTTACACATACTTGCGAAACCGCATGTTTCTGTGCTGCCGATATGGTCAAACATTGTGCAACCATATGTTGCCTCAATACGTAAGCGTGTTGCTTCGGGAAGAGGTTCTCCTGCGCCTATTGCCCTCTCAATTCCGAGAGACTTCGGGTCAATGCCCATTGACATGGCTTCCTGGGCGATATTGAGAAGATACGTTGGAGTACCTGCCAGTGCATTTGCTTTGAGCTCTATGATTTTATTAACCCTTCCTTTTGTATCAAGGGCTCCGCCAGGCACAACTTCACATCCTATCTTTTCGGCAGCGTAATGTGCTTCCCAGAATGCTACATATACATTGTATCCAAATGGCAGAAAAACCCT encodes the following:
- a CDS encoding AMP-binding protein — its product is MNEFWNKYTETLPREKLDAIEFSYFKTLFSYSKANSNLCKEKFKGIEVEDIKTFDDIKKVPFTYKEELRKWQENVEPFPYGGLLGINIEEVSSFRQTSGTTGRPVYVPESYESWQWRIESWCHILWMAGFRPWHRVFLPFGYNVYVAFWEAHYAAEKIGCEVVPGGALDTKGRVNKIIELKANALAGTPTYLLNIAQEAMSMGIDPKSLGIERAIGAGEPLPEATRLRIEATYGCTMFDHIGSTETCGFASMCKEQKGLHIIEPFFLLEMLDRETLSKEVEVGEQGVIVITPLGRRSFPVIRFNTNDVAIKGPDTCGCGRTSKKLMEIVGRVDDISKIRGVLFSPKTVEQFIRADFPEIIEYELVVTREDIMDNVLLRIEVDPSLSKEAAEDVAKRAGEAHKIKTNLSCKVKVEPPGALPRYDLKAKRYKDMRGGH